The proteins below come from a single Nitrospiraceae bacterium genomic window:
- a CDS encoding F0F1 ATP synthase subunit A, with the protein MHLSPDDIILWQYGFIKLNATIAFTWALMFVLVVGSTVMTRNLSTSLTRSRWQNLLEIVVTAIEKQIEEVGLSQPRKHLSFLGTIFLFIALASLCTIIPGYEPPTGSLSTTVALALCVFIAVPLFGIEEQGVGEYLKSYLKPTVIMLPFNIISEFSRTLALAVRLFGNMMSGAMIVGILLTITPFIFPIVMSLLGLLTGMVQAYIFSILATVYIAAATRTQQHGTLSDSGAQD; encoded by the coding sequence ATGCACCTTAGCCCGGACGACATCATTCTCTGGCAATACGGTTTCATCAAGCTGAATGCCACCATTGCGTTCACATGGGCTTTGATGTTTGTGTTGGTTGTTGGATCAACCGTCATGACACGAAATCTTTCCACGAGCCTGACACGGTCGCGGTGGCAGAATCTTCTGGAAATCGTGGTCACGGCTATTGAGAAACAAATTGAAGAGGTCGGCCTGAGTCAGCCACGGAAGCATCTCAGCTTTCTCGGAACAATCTTTCTGTTCATCGCTCTGGCCAGCCTCTGTACGATCATTCCCGGGTACGAGCCGCCGACAGGATCCCTCTCCACCACCGTGGCGCTTGCACTGTGCGTCTTTATCGCCGTCCCGCTTTTCGGGATTGAGGAGCAGGGAGTTGGGGAGTATCTCAAGTCTTATCTCAAGCCGACGGTCATCATGTTGCCATTTAACATTATCAGCGAATTCTCGCGCACGCTGGCCCTGGCCGTCCGCCTGTTCGGCAACATGATGAGCGGAGCCATGATTGTGGGCATTCTCCTGACCATCACGCCCTTTATCTTCCCGATCGTCATGAGCCTGCTCGGGCTGCTCACCGGGATGGTGCAGGCCTATATCTTCAGCATCCTGGCCACGGTCTATATCGCTGCCGCGACACGAACCCAGCAGCATGGAACGCTTTCGGATTCCGGAGCACAAGATTGA
- a CDS encoding F0F1 ATP synthase subunit C: MDSMTLIAMASIITAGLTTGFGCIGPALGEGRAVSSALTSLAQQPDASNTITRTLFVGLAMIESTAIYCFVVSMILIFANPFWNHVLAQAAGK; the protein is encoded by the coding sequence ATGGACAGCATGACGCTCATCGCTATGGCATCGATTATCACAGCCGGCCTCACCACCGGTTTTGGCTGCATTGGACCCGCACTGGGGGAAGGAAGGGCGGTTTCATCCGCCTTGACTTCGCTGGCCCAACAGCCCGATGCCTCAAACACGATCACACGAACGCTGTTTGTCGGCCTCGCCATGATCGAGTCCACAGCTATTTACTGTTTCGTGGTCTCGATGATTCTGATCTTCGCCAATCCCTTTTGGAATCACGTTCTGGCCCAGGCCGCAGGAAAATGA
- a CDS encoding polyphosphate kinase 2 family protein — MNIQTKGLRIAEGTTVDLSKRPTRVKDIYSSKKQYKQALKKHIEELSDLQRLLYASNRYALLLIFQAMDAAGKDGAIRHVMSGVNPQGCQVFSFKHPSAEELDHDFLWRTTQSLPERGRIGIFNRSYYEEVLIVRVHPEILLSQGLPDELLDEKNLWQDRYRSIIDLESHLYRNGTRIIKFFLHLSEEEQRNRFLQRMDEPEKNWKFSLADIKERKYWKEYMQAYEACLSATSTETAPWYVVPADDKKNARLIISHVIVETLKSLNMSYPTITKARQKELQSIRKRLAK, encoded by the coding sequence ATGAACATTCAGACCAAAGGACTCCGCATAGCTGAAGGCACAACAGTCGACCTCAGCAAAAGGCCAACCAGGGTAAAGGATATCTATAGTTCGAAAAAACAATACAAACAGGCTCTCAAAAAACATATTGAAGAACTCAGCGACCTGCAACGACTCCTCTATGCGTCGAACCGTTATGCCTTGCTGCTAATTTTTCAGGCTATGGACGCCGCAGGCAAGGACGGCGCAATCCGGCACGTCATGTCCGGAGTGAATCCACAAGGGTGCCAGGTGTTCAGCTTCAAGCATCCCAGCGCTGAAGAATTGGACCATGATTTTCTGTGGCGCACCACGCAATCTCTGCCTGAACGCGGACGCATCGGTATCTTCAATCGTTCCTATTACGAGGAGGTTCTCATCGTGCGAGTGCATCCGGAGATTTTGTTGAGCCAGGGGTTGCCGGACGAATTGCTTGACGAAAAAAATCTTTGGCAAGACCGGTATCGATCCATCATCGACCTGGAGAGCCATCTCTACCGCAATGGCACGCGAATCATAAAATTTTTCCTTCATCTTTCAGAGGAAGAGCAGCGAAACCGGTTCCTTCAACGAATGGATGAACCGGAAAAGAACTGGAAATTCAGCCTGGCCGATATTAAGGAACGAAAGTACTGGAAAGAGTACATGCAGGCCTATGAGGCCTGTTTAAGCGCCACAAGCACAGAGACGGCGCCCTGGTATGTCGTGCCTGCCGATGACAAAAAGAACGCCAGGCTTATCATTTCACATGTGATCGTCGAAACATTGAAGAGTCTCAACATGAGTTACCCGACCATAACCAAGGCGCGCCAGAAAGAATTGCAGTCAATCCGTAAACGCCTGGCGAAGTAA
- a CDS encoding alternate F1F0 ATPase, F1 subunit alpha, with amino-acid sequence MNNPFKNLYSLFDTTFAGMSHAREDFAPGMTAHEIGRITNVSTGIARVSGLPGVGFEEVLKFPGDVYGIAFNVDEDDIGVVLLGDYWQLHAGDEVERRGHVMDVPVSDGLIGRVINPLGRPLDGRGPVVSTERLAIERPAPPIMNRAPVTVPLQTGIKVIDALIPIGRGQRELILGDRQTGKTAIAVDTILNQRDQNVLCVYCAIGQRASGVAKVVATLREQGAMEYTVVVVTEGNDPPGLAYIAPYAATSIAEHFMEQGRDVLIVYDDLTHHARAYRELSLLLRRPPGREAFPGDIFYIHSRLLERATHLREELGGGSLTALPIIETEAQNISAYIPTNLISITDGQIYLSPSLFELGVLPAVDVSRSVSRVGGKAQRTAYRSVAGNLKLAYAQFEELETFARFGARLDEDTRKIIEHGRRIRAILKQPEFTPMSVPAQITLLLALTDKLFDPVPLAQMTEAEQALHKASLDIPFDLCKRLEGIDKLKAEDREAIIRIARQALACFQPTPELKEKT; translated from the coding sequence ATGAATAACCCCTTTAAAAACCTGTACAGTCTCTTCGACACAACCTTTGCGGGTATGAGCCACGCACGCGAAGACTTTGCACCCGGCATGACAGCCCACGAGATAGGGAGAATCACCAACGTCTCCACCGGTATCGCCAGGGTGTCCGGACTGCCCGGCGTGGGGTTTGAGGAGGTGCTGAAATTTCCGGGTGATGTATATGGTATTGCCTTCAACGTCGACGAAGACGATATCGGCGTCGTGCTCCTTGGCGACTATTGGCAGTTACATGCGGGTGATGAAGTCGAACGGAGAGGACACGTCATGGACGTGCCGGTATCTGATGGATTAATCGGACGGGTCATCAACCCCTTAGGACGGCCTCTGGATGGCCGCGGGCCTGTGGTTTCCACCGAGCGTCTGGCTATCGAACGTCCGGCCCCGCCCATCATGAATCGTGCTCCCGTCACGGTGCCGCTACAAACCGGCATCAAGGTCATCGATGCACTGATTCCCATCGGGCGAGGTCAACGCGAGTTAATTCTTGGGGACCGGCAGACGGGCAAAACGGCCATTGCCGTCGACACCATTCTCAACCAGCGCGACCAGAATGTACTCTGCGTGTATTGCGCCATCGGCCAGCGCGCGTCCGGAGTGGCGAAAGTCGTGGCCACCCTCCGCGAACAAGGAGCGATGGAGTATACCGTCGTCGTCGTGACCGAAGGCAATGACCCACCGGGGCTCGCCTATATCGCCCCATATGCCGCAACCAGTATTGCAGAGCATTTCATGGAACAGGGTCGCGATGTGCTGATTGTCTATGACGACCTGACGCATCACGCCCGCGCCTATCGTGAGCTGTCCCTGCTTTTGCGTCGCCCACCCGGTCGAGAAGCCTTTCCCGGCGACATCTTCTACATCCACTCGCGCCTTCTGGAGCGCGCCACCCACCTCCGGGAAGAACTGGGTGGCGGGTCCCTGACTGCCCTGCCCATCATCGAAACCGAAGCACAAAATATTTCCGCCTACATTCCGACCAATTTAATTTCTATCACGGATGGGCAGATCTATCTCTCACCTTCCCTGTTCGAATTAGGGGTGCTCCCTGCCGTCGATGTCAGTCGATCTGTTTCCCGTGTTGGAGGCAAGGCCCAACGGACGGCCTACCGGTCCGTCGCAGGAAATCTCAAGCTGGCCTATGCACAATTTGAGGAGCTGGAAACCTTCGCCAGATTCGGTGCCCGGCTTGATGAGGACACCAGAAAGATTATCGAGCACGGACGGCGGATCCGCGCCATCCTCAAACAGCCTGAATTCACCCCGATGTCCGTGCCCGCTCAAATCACCTTGCTATTGGCGTTGACCGATAAATTGTTCGATCCTGTGCCGCTTGCCCAGATGACGGAGGCCGAACAGGCTTTACACAAGGCATCCCTCGACATCCCGTTTGACTTGTGCAAACGACTGGAAGGCATAGATAAATTGAAGGCCGAAGATCGTGAAGCAATTATTCGGATCGCCCGTCAAGCACTGGCATGCTTTCAACCCACGCCGGAACTCAAGGAGAAGACATGA
- a CDS encoding ATP synthase subunit I: MNEIFMMVPALVMGMGLGGMFFGGLWWTIRKGLSSTQPAFWFIGSLLIRTCLTLAGFYVASDGHWVKLLVCLLGFTMARPIVTRLTGLADNSIRPEQGPSHAP, encoded by the coding sequence ATGAATGAAATTTTTATGATGGTGCCTGCGCTGGTAATGGGCATGGGGCTCGGAGGGATGTTTTTTGGCGGCTTATGGTGGACGATTCGGAAAGGGCTATCGTCCACACAACCGGCATTTTGGTTCATCGGCAGCCTGCTGATACGAACCTGCCTGACCTTGGCCGGGTTCTATGTGGCCTCGGATGGCCATTGGGTGAAGCTGCTGGTATGCCTCCTCGGATTTACCATGGCACGTCCGATTGTAACCCGGCTCACCGGCTTAGCCGACAATTCAATCCGGCCGGAACAGGGGCCCAGCCATGCACCTTAG
- a CDS encoding F0F1 ATP synthase subunit gamma, with protein MSDTMVSLRRQIDGAGDLQSVVRTMKALAASSIGQYEQSVSALADYARTVELGLSVCFRETPPAGFLGEQKKIQKTGAIGAVVFGSDQGLVGQFNEVIADYAVKTLAARSGRHTVWAVGERVQSRLADAGLLLRGFFPVPNSIKAITPLVGKILLESEAAHSRGTIHELQLFYNRPTSRAVYAPVNQRLLPLDETWQSELAILPWPTKNLPEVIDSGGTTLLALIHEYLFISLFRACAESLASENASRLTAMQRAEKNIDELLEDLNRHFHQLRQRGIDEELFDVISGFEALADTPATRDYQANDPHIEP; from the coding sequence ATGAGCGATACCATGGTCAGTTTGCGGCGACAGATCGACGGAGCGGGTGATCTCCAATCCGTTGTCCGCACGATGAAGGCCTTGGCTGCCTCGAGCATCGGACAATACGAGCAATCGGTGAGCGCATTAGCCGACTATGCCCGCACGGTGGAACTGGGTTTAAGCGTCTGTTTTAGGGAAACCCCGCCGGCGGGCTTTTTGGGAGAACAGAAGAAGATACAAAAGACAGGTGCGATCGGCGCAGTCGTGTTCGGTTCAGACCAGGGACTGGTCGGCCAGTTTAATGAGGTGATTGCCGATTATGCGGTCAAGACCTTGGCCGCTCGGTCTGGACGTCATACGGTATGGGCGGTGGGCGAGCGCGTGCAGTCGCGCCTGGCAGACGCAGGTCTCCTACTAAGAGGATTCTTTCCGGTCCCGAACTCCATCAAAGCCATTACGCCACTTGTCGGAAAGATTCTCCTGGAAAGCGAAGCCGCTCATAGCCGGGGAACGATCCACGAACTCCAACTCTTTTACAACCGCCCCACCTCCAGAGCAGTCTATGCACCGGTCAATCAGCGCCTGCTGCCACTGGACGAAACCTGGCAAAGCGAGTTGGCCATACTCCCGTGGCCAACGAAAAACCTCCCAGAGGTTATCGACAGTGGCGGGACCACGCTGCTGGCGCTCATTCATGAATATCTGTTTATCTCTCTCTTCCGAGCATGCGCCGAATCTCTGGCCAGCGAAAACGCCAGCCGACTGACCGCCATGCAACGCGCCGAGAAAAACATCGACGAGCTTCTGGAGGACCTCAATCGGCACTTTCACCAGTTGCGCCAACGTGGCATCGACGAGGAACTCTTTGACGTCATCTCCGGCTTTGAGGCCCTGGCCGACACACCAGCCACCAGGGATTACCAGGCAAATGACCCACACATCGAACCATGA
- a CDS encoding F0F1 ATP synthase subunit B: protein MLIDWFTVIAQALNFLILVWLLKRFLYKPILNALDAREKRIAAELADADARKAEARQERDAFKRKNEEFDQQRAALMANAVNTATAERQQLIDHARKESDVLRTQWQEALKSEHQHLSEELTRRTREEVFAIARKTLADLATTNLEEQMADAFIRRLHQLNPVERKELEAAFKAASPPAIVRTTFRLSATQQAAIEDAVRDVLAIHTRVQFETAPNLISGIELTANGHKIAWSIGHYLASLQQHVGDLLDVRPKAATKAAVHPEHHANE, encoded by the coding sequence ATGTTAATCGATTGGTTTACTGTTATCGCGCAGGCACTCAATTTTCTAATCCTCGTATGGCTACTGAAGCGTTTCCTGTACAAACCCATCCTCAATGCTCTGGACGCGAGGGAGAAACGGATCGCCGCCGAACTCGCAGACGCCGATGCCAGAAAAGCCGAAGCCCGACAGGAGCGCGACGCCTTCAAACGCAAAAACGAGGAGTTCGACCAGCAGCGTGCGGCACTGATGGCCAACGCGGTGAATACCGCCACAGCCGAACGTCAACAACTCATTGACCACGCGCGGAAGGAGTCGGACGTCCTGCGGACCCAGTGGCAGGAGGCGCTGAAGAGCGAGCATCAGCACCTCAGTGAAGAACTCACCCGCCGGACACGAGAGGAAGTTTTTGCCATCGCGCGTAAAACATTGGCGGACCTCGCCACAACGAATCTGGAAGAACAAATGGCCGACGCCTTTATCCGCCGCTTGCACCAACTGAATCCTGTGGAGAGAAAAGAGCTGGAAGCGGCATTCAAGGCGGCCTCTCCCCCCGCAATCGTGCGCACCACCTTCCGCCTGTCTGCCACGCAGCAGGCGGCAATTGAAGATGCGGTCAGGGATGTGCTCGCCATTCATACCCGCGTCCAGTTCGAGACAGCCCCGAATCTGATCAGCGGAATCGAACTCACGGCAAATGGACACAAGATTGCGTGGAGCATCGGGCATTATCTCGCATCGCTTCAGCAACACGTCGGCGACCTCCTGGACGTACGCCCAAAAGCGGCAACAAAAGCCGCAGTGCATCCCGAACACCATGCCAATGAATAA